Proteins encoded by one window of Clostridium perfringens:
- a CDS encoding PTS mannose/fructose/sorbose/N-acetylgalactosamine transporter subunit IIC — MQEIGIIQILLLSVWAFLSINEMLGPYLGLWHRPLIAGFGAGLILGDIQTGLFVGATLEMMSLGVHSYGGAVVPDYTTGAILGVTFGYLTGSYESGIALGVPIALLGSYLDVLARLSTGICAHKADSHAANGNLKGMWRWHLFGSIPWGLSRAIPVFVGAFFGSEVATAFIEKVPVWLTNGFAAAGRAMPALGVAILLNYLPITKQWYFAIMGFILVCFLNLPMIAVGLIGLITAVIYVELYHKNDGAKVNNEEDFEQIGGEF, encoded by the coding sequence ATGCAAGAAATAGGAATTATACAAATTTTACTACTCTCTGTATGGGCTTTCCTAAGCATTAATGAGATGCTAGGTCCTTATCTAGGTTTATGGCATAGGCCGTTAATAGCTGGTTTTGGAGCAGGTCTTATCTTAGGAGATATTCAAACTGGTCTTTTTGTAGGGGCTACTTTAGAAATGATGTCTCTTGGAGTTCACTCATATGGTGGAGCTGTTGTTCCAGACTATACTACTGGTGCTATTTTAGGAGTTACTTTTGGTTATTTAACTGGAAGTTATGAAAGTGGTATTGCACTAGGAGTTCCAATAGCTTTATTAGGATCATACTTAGATGTATTAGCGAGATTATCTACTGGAATTTGTGCTCATAAAGCTGATTCACATGCTGCAAATGGAAACTTAAAAGGAATGTGGAGATGGCATTTATTTGGATCAATTCCATGGGGATTATCAAGAGCAATTCCTGTTTTCGTAGGTGCATTCTTTGGTTCAGAGGTTGCTACTGCATTTATAGAAAAGGTTCCTGTATGGTTAACTAATGGATTCGCTGCTGCAGGACGTGCAATGCCAGCATTAGGGGTTGCAATATTATTAAACTACCTACCAATAACTAAACAATGGTATTTTGCTATTATGGGATTCATATTAGTATGTTTCTTAAATTTACCAATGATCGCAGTTGGTTTAATAGGTCTTATAACTGCTGTTATTTACGTTGAGTTATATCATAAAAATGATGGAGCTAAAGTAAATAATGAGGAAGATTTTGAGCAGATAGGAGGCGAATTCTAA
- a CDS encoding PTS system mannose/fructose/sorbose family transporter subunit IID translates to MESKITKKDLWQVFLNHLLLQISWSYERMQALGFAISISPILKKVYKDDPEGMKKALTRHMEFFNTCPNYGATVILGIVAALEEQKADPELIRGIKTGMMGPLAGIGDSMMFAILGPLLISIPASMALTEDFTGALVALIITQIIFISWNLFVKWKLITLGYQKGADLATSSAGMMDKVTFGAGIVGLIVVGGMIGSIINITTPIQANFGGYEFVLQTTLDSLFPKLLPVLAVLGVFHLLRNKKWSPVKIVICMFILFTTLGALGIVA, encoded by the coding sequence ATGGAATCTAAAATAACAAAAAAAGATTTATGGCAAGTCTTTTTAAACCATTTATTATTACAAATTTCTTGGTCATATGAAAGAATGCAGGCTTTAGGATTTGCAATTTCTATATCACCAATTTTAAAGAAGGTTTATAAAGATGACCCAGAGGGTATGAAAAAGGCTTTAACTAGACATATGGAATTCTTTAATACTTGTCCTAACTACGGTGCAACCGTTATCTTAGGTATAGTTGCTGCTTTAGAAGAACAAAAAGCTGATCCAGAGCTTATAAGAGGTATTAAAACTGGTATGATGGGGCCTTTAGCAGGTATCGGAGATAGTATGATGTTTGCAATCTTAGGACCATTATTAATATCTATACCAGCATCTATGGCTTTAACTGAAGATTTTACTGGTGCCTTAGTAGCTCTTATAATTACACAAATCATATTCATAAGCTGGAACTTATTTGTTAAGTGGAAACTTATAACTTTAGGTTATCAAAAGGGTGCAGATTTAGCTACAAGCTCAGCTGGCATGATGGATAAGGTTACTTTTGGAGCTGGAATCGTAGGATTAATAGTTGTTGGAGGTATGATTGGTTCAATAATCAATATTACAACTCCAATCCAAGCTAACTTTGGAGGATATGAATTTGTTCTTCAAACAACTTTAGATAGTTTATTCCCTAAACTACTTCCTGTTTTAGCTGTTTTAGGAGTATTCCACTTATTAAGAAATAAAAAGTGGAGCCCAGTCAAAATTGTTATATGTATGTTCATATTATTCACAACTTTAGGTGCTTTAGGAATAGTTGCATAA
- a CDS encoding PTS sugar transporter subunit IIA has translation MIGVLVATHGEMAKGLFDAIDMICGTQEKFSIVSLKRGQDAESFGEELGEKINELNSGEGVVVLVDLLGATPMNQSALNLYKSDKVEVITGVNLPMVVTATMERDCFSDIKELVEKIKNDGKDSVCSVRELLNI, from the coding sequence ATGATAGGTGTACTAGTAGCAACTCACGGTGAAATGGCAAAAGGGTTATTTGATGCAATAGATATGATTTGTGGAACCCAAGAGAAATTTAGCATAGTATCTTTAAAAAGAGGACAAGATGCAGAAAGTTTTGGTGAAGAGCTTGGAGAAAAAATAAATGAATTAAATAGTGGTGAGGGAGTGGTGGTTCTTGTAGATTTATTAGGAGCAACTCCAATGAATCAATCAGCCTTAAATTTATATAAATCAGATAAGGTAGAGGTAATAACAGGGGTAAACTTGCCTATGGTTGTTACTGCAACAATGGAGAGAGATTGTTTTAGTGATATAAAAGAATTAGTTGAAAAGATAAAAAATGATGGCAAAGATAGTGTTTGTAGTGTGAGAGAATTATTAAACATATAA
- a CDS encoding preprotein translocase subunit YajC, with protein sequence MKTFMIILLVLVAVFLVWYIVSFKGVNKDKARIIEQQINLKVGSNVVLSSGIHGKVSKVNKETVEIIIDKTKNITMTVERYCVSKVL encoded by the coding sequence ATGAAAACTTTTATGATTATTTTATTAGTTCTAGTAGCAGTATTTTTAGTTTGGTATATTGTTAGTTTTAAAGGTGTTAACAAAGATAAAGCTAGGATAATAGAGCAACAGATTAATTTAAAAGTAGGCTCAAATGTTGTTTTAAGTAGTGGTATACATGGAAAGGTTTCAAAGGTTAATAAAGAAACTGTAGAGATTATAATAGACAAAACAAAAAATATTACTATGACTGTAGAAAGGTATTGTGTCTCTAAGGTTTTATAA
- a CDS encoding GntR family transcriptional regulator produces the protein MFKRSRGIALYHQLETELIDLINSGELKENDKLPSERELCEQYNVSRTTARQAIGELERKEYVYKVHGKGTFISPKVYKQQLLKFYSFTEEMKKLGKNPSSKILSFDLIRADNKISEKLKVEENSLVYKIVRLRIADEVPMMVECTYLPEYRFIDLKEKMLKEKPMYDIFREVYNVSLTKAKESFKPILISKSDSKLLNVEDGTAAMRIERVTFENERVIEYTVSVSRGDKFEYTVVLEED, from the coding sequence ATGTTTAAGAGAAGCAGGGGCATAGCCCTGTATCATCAATTAGAAACAGAGCTAATTGATCTTATAAATAGCGGAGAACTTAAGGAAAATGATAAGTTACCATCTGAAAGAGAATTATGTGAGCAATATAATGTTAGTAGAACAACAGCTAGGCAAGCCATTGGAGAATTAGAAAGAAAAGAGTATGTATATAAGGTCCATGGAAAGGGAACTTTTATATCTCCTAAAGTGTATAAACAACAATTATTAAAATTTTATAGTTTTACTGAAGAAATGAAAAAGCTTGGGAAAAATCCATCTTCAAAAATATTATCCTTTGATTTAATAAGAGCTGACAATAAGATTTCTGAAAAATTAAAAGTGGAAGAAAACTCACTGGTATATAAGATAGTAAGACTAAGAATAGCAGATGAAGTTCCAATGATGGTAGAGTGTACTTATTTACCTGAATATAGATTTATTGATTTGAAAGAAAAGATGCTTAAAGAAAAGCCTATGTATGATATATTTAGAGAAGTCTATAATGTTAGTCTAACTAAGGCTAAGGAAAGTTTTAAACCAATATTAATTTCAAAGAGTGATTCAAAATTATTAAATGTGGAAGATGGTACAGCTGCAATGAGAATTGAAAGAGTTACCTTTGAAAATGAAAGAGTTATAGAGTATACAGTAAGTGTTTCAAGAGGAGATAAATTTGAATATACTGTAGTTTTAGAAGAAGATTAA
- a CDS encoding tagatose bisphosphate family class II aldolase has translation MNKIKSTKDMLLRAQKGGYAIPAFNIHNLETFQVVVETAAELNSPVIIAGTPGTIDYAGPDYIVAMAEVASQKYDIPIAIHLDHFEDPKLIKSHIITGFKSCMIDASHLSFEDNVNMVKEVVDFAHRYDATVEAELGKLVGVEDDLVVDENEGAYTDPDAALEFVERTGVDSLAIAIGTAHGLYKGTPKLDFDRLVKIREKVSVPLVLHGASDVPDELVKKAIELGICKVNVATDLKIPFSDAVKDYFIANPKANDPRKYMTPGKEAMKKIVEHKILLCGSNGKA, from the coding sequence ATGAATAAAATTAAATCTACTAAAGATATGCTTTTAAGAGCTCAAAAAGGAGGATATGCTATTCCTGCTTTTAACATACACAATCTAGAAACTTTTCAAGTAGTTGTTGAGACTGCCGCTGAGCTTAACTCTCCTGTCATAATCGCAGGTACTCCTGGAACTATTGATTATGCTGGTCCAGATTATATAGTAGCTATGGCTGAAGTAGCCTCTCAAAAATATGATATTCCAATAGCAATTCACCTTGACCACTTTGAAGATCCAAAGCTTATAAAAAGTCATATAATAACTGGATTTAAATCTTGTATGATAGATGCTTCCCATCTTTCCTTTGAAGACAATGTAAACATGGTAAAAGAAGTTGTAGACTTTGCTCATAGATATGACGCTACTGTTGAAGCTGAACTTGGTAAACTTGTTGGAGTTGAAGATGACTTAGTGGTAGATGAAAATGAAGGAGCATATACAGACCCTGATGCAGCTTTAGAATTTGTTGAAAGAACAGGTGTAGACTCACTTGCTATAGCAATTGGAACTGCTCATGGATTATATAAAGGAACTCCTAAATTAGACTTTGATAGATTAGTTAAAATTAGAGAAAAGGTATCTGTACCTTTAGTTTTACATGGTGCATCTGATGTTCCAGATGAATTAGTTAAAAAAGCTATAGAACTTGGAATATGCAAGGTTAATGTTGCTACAGACTTAAAGATTCCATTTTCAGATGCAGTAAAAGATTATTTCATAGCTAATCCAAAGGCTAATGACCCAAGAAAATATATGACTCCAGGTAAAGAGGCTATGAAGAAAATAGTTGAACACAAGATTCTTCTTTGTGGTAGTAATGGTAAAGCTTAA
- a CDS encoding SIS domain-containing protein, whose amino-acid sequence MNKIFGFTQEELSSLKATYTANEIYQQPELWKETLNIVENNKEAINKFLEKNLNKDNVRIILTGAGTSAYVGDTIYLYLAKKLGKRVEAIATTDFVSNPDEYIDENANTILVSYARSGNSPESVGTYDLFEKKVKNLAHIVVTCNKEGELAKKSQEKEGNLVLLMPEKSNDKSFAMTSSFTCMTLATLLLFDIANLEENKKIVEELATKGQASLDNQWKDAKAISDLGAERIVYVGSGALKGLCHEMALKNLELTSGKQVTVCESILGFRHGPKSIINNNTLVIFLCSTNDYTALYDYDLIKEVYNDEGTQKVAVLNYFDRENLKEISHKYITANGSKLDDTFIAFNYIIFGQMISFFNSLRLGISPDNPRPDGTVNRVVQGVIIHEYNN is encoded by the coding sequence ATGAATAAAATTTTTGGATTTACTCAAGAAGAATTATCCAGCTTAAAAGCCACTTATACAGCCAATGAAATATATCAACAACCAGAATTATGGAAAGAGACTTTAAACATAGTAGAAAATAATAAAGAAGCTATAAATAAATTCTTAGAAAAAAATTTAAATAAAGACAATGTAAGAATAATCTTAACTGGAGCAGGAACATCTGCCTATGTTGGAGATACCATATATCTTTATTTAGCTAAAAAGTTAGGTAAAAGAGTTGAAGCTATAGCAACTACTGACTTCGTTTCAAATCCAGATGAATATATAGATGAAAATGCAAATACCATCTTAGTTTCTTATGCTCGTTCTGGTAATAGCCCAGAAAGTGTTGGAACTTATGATTTATTTGAAAAGAAAGTTAAAAATCTAGCACACATAGTTGTTACTTGTAATAAAGAGGGTGAGCTTGCTAAGAAGTCTCAAGAAAAAGAAGGAAACTTAGTTTTATTAATGCCAGAAAAATCAAATGATAAGAGTTTTGCTATGACAAGTTCCTTTACTTGTATGACATTAGCTACTCTACTTTTATTTGATATAGCTAATCTAGAAGAAAATAAAAAAATCGTTGAAGAATTAGCTACTAAAGGACAAGCTTCTCTTGATAATCAATGGAAAGATGCAAAAGCAATTTCAGATTTAGGAGCAGAAAGAATTGTTTATGTAGGTTCTGGCGCCTTAAAGGGTCTTTGCCATGAAATGGCTCTTAAAAATTTAGAATTAACTTCTGGTAAACAAGTTACTGTTTGTGAATCAATCTTAGGCTTTAGACATGGTCCTAAGTCAATAATAAATAATAATACTTTAGTTATATTCTTATGCTCTACAAATGATTATACAGCTCTTTATGATTATGACTTAATAAAAGAAGTTTATAATGATGAAGGTACTCAAAAGGTTGCTGTTTTAAATTATTTTGACAGAGAAAATCTTAAGGAAATTTCTCATAAATATATAACAGCTAATGGATCTAAATTAGATGATACATTTATAGCATTTAATTATATAATATTTGGTCAAATGATTTCTTTCTTTAACTCTTTAAGACTTGGAATTTCTCCTGATAATCCAAGACCTGATGGAACAGTTAATAGAGTTGTTCAAGGGGTTATAATTCACGAATATAATAATTAA
- the sdaAA gene encoding L-serine ammonia-lyase, iron-sulfur-dependent, subunit alpha has protein sequence MIARSGAELLEICRENNFSLAEYAIQYEMESKNCTREDVIKGMEKVLQVMKEAANEGQEKEVYSVSGLIGGDAYKLKKYLEKGDTLTGNVMVGAMARALSCSEVNASMGRIVACPTAGSCGILPAVILTVGERLNLSDEELIQGLLASSAVGMIIAQNATLAGAEGGCQAECGSAAAMGAAATVEMMGGTPEMALDAGAIVFKNILGLVCDPIAGLVEVPCAKRNFAGAVSALTTADLVMAGIHSKIPFDDTVEAMYRVGKSLPASLRETALGGLAITKTGLKLKEKVFGKDK, from the coding sequence ATGATTGCAAGAAGCGGTGCTGAATTATTAGAAATATGTAGAGAGAATAATTTCTCCTTAGCTGAATACGCTATTCAATATGAAATGGAAAGTAAAAACTGTACTAGAGAAGATGTAATAAAAGGTATGGAAAAAGTTCTTCAAGTTATGAAAGAAGCAGCTAATGAAGGGCAAGAAAAAGAAGTTTATTCTGTAAGTGGATTAATTGGCGGAGATGCTTATAAATTAAAAAAATACTTAGAAAAAGGGGATACTTTAACTGGGAATGTTATGGTTGGCGCTATGGCAAGAGCCTTATCTTGTTCAGAAGTAAATGCTTCTATGGGAAGAATAGTGGCATGCCCAACAGCTGGTTCTTGCGGAATATTACCAGCTGTAATATTGACTGTAGGAGAAAGATTAAATCTAAGTGATGAAGAACTTATTCAAGGTTTATTAGCATCCTCTGCTGTAGGTATGATAATTGCGCAAAATGCAACATTAGCCGGTGCTGAAGGTGGATGCCAAGCTGAATGTGGGTCTGCTGCTGCTATGGGAGCTGCTGCCACTGTAGAAATGATGGGTGGAACTCCAGAAATGGCTTTAGATGCTGGGGCAATAGTATTTAAAAATATACTTGGTCTAGTTTGTGATCCAATAGCTGGCTTAGTAGAAGTACCTTGTGCTAAAAGAAATTTTGCAGGAGCAGTTAGCGCCTTAACAACTGCCGACTTAGTTATGGCAGGCATACATAGCAAGATACCTTTTGATGATACAGTTGAAGCTATGTATAGAGTAGGAAAATCTTTACCTGCTTCTCTAAGAGAAACTGCCTTAGGTGGTTTAGCAATTACTAAAACAGGACTTAAATTAAAAGAAAAAGTTTTTGGTAAAGATAAATAA
- the sdaAB gene encoding L-serine ammonia-lyase, iron-sulfur-dependent subunit beta, protein MNTYGVFDILGPIMIGPSSSHTAGAARLGKVARAICGKPMKKVTFLLHGSFGKTYKGHGTDKALVAGILGMEPSDTHLRNSLEIAKEKNIEIEFKEVDLGDAHPNTVKFIIEDIDGVFHEIVGSSIGGGSIKITEVNGSVVEFTGEYPTLIISHKDVPGAVSKVTAIVYEHNINIAFMKVFRTERGKAARMVFEMDSPITKDIIDEIKKVEAVEKLVVINPVKEDI, encoded by the coding sequence ATGAATACATATGGTGTTTTCGATATCCTTGGACCAATTATGATTGGACCATCTAGCTCTCATACTGCAGGGGCTGCTAGACTTGGAAAAGTAGCTAGAGCAATCTGTGGTAAACCAATGAAAAAAGTTACTTTTCTTTTACACGGTTCTTTTGGCAAAACTTATAAAGGTCATGGTACAGATAAAGCTTTAGTAGCAGGTATCCTTGGAATGGAACCTTCTGATACACACCTTAGAAATTCTTTAGAAATAGCAAAAGAAAAAAATATTGAAATAGAGTTTAAAGAAGTTGATTTAGGAGATGCACATCCTAATACAGTTAAATTTATAATTGAAGATATTGATGGTGTTTTTCATGAAATAGTAGGATCATCAATAGGTGGTGGAAGTATTAAAATCACTGAGGTAAATGGTAGCGTTGTTGAATTTACTGGTGAATACCCAACACTAATAATCTCACATAAAGATGTTCCTGGAGCTGTATCTAAAGTAACAGCCATAGTTTATGAGCATAATATTAATATAGCTTTCATGAAAGTCTTTAGAACAGAAAGAGGAAAGGCTGCAAGAATGGTCTTTGAAATGGATAGCCCTATTACAAAGGACATTATTGATGAAATTAAGAAAGTTGAAGCTGTTGAAAAACTAGTTGTTATAAACCCAGTAAAGGAGGATATTTAG